One window from the genome of Natronomonas pharaonis DSM 2160 encodes:
- a CDS encoding tRNA-dihydrouridine synthase: MFAPRLAVASLSGESDADWAAAAAPHVGCAFLGGLAIDAETRRAAAALAERDRTEFLPDDPIAFIDKQLAALAGTPVRPAFNVRSATVDPIVEAAAVCADRDAIVELNAHCRQSEMCAAGAGESLLKDDDRLCEQVRAAADTGATVSVKVRTEVDGVDLPALAAALSAAGASVLHVDAMDSEHVVGAVTEAAPNAFVVANNGVRDRKTTREYLDYGADAVSVGRPSDDPALLARVRRAVDEWFDSQRQTEVSADG; encoded by the coding sequence ATGTTTGCGCCACGGCTCGCCGTCGCATCGCTGTCGGGCGAGTCGGATGCCGACTGGGCGGCCGCGGCCGCCCCGCACGTCGGCTGTGCGTTTCTCGGTGGGCTGGCTATCGACGCCGAGACGCGCCGCGCCGCGGCGGCGCTCGCTGAACGCGACCGAACGGAGTTCCTGCCCGACGACCCCATCGCCTTCATCGACAAACAGCTCGCGGCGCTTGCCGGAACTCCCGTCCGGCCGGCGTTCAACGTCCGGAGTGCGACCGTCGACCCCATCGTCGAAGCCGCGGCAGTCTGTGCCGACCGGGACGCGATAGTCGAACTCAACGCCCACTGCCGGCAGTCCGAGATGTGCGCCGCCGGGGCCGGCGAGTCGCTGCTCAAAGACGACGACCGGCTCTGCGAGCAGGTCCGGGCGGCCGCCGACACCGGCGCGACGGTGAGCGTCAAGGTCAGAACAGAGGTCGACGGGGTCGACCTGCCGGCGCTTGCAGCGGCGCTTTCGGCCGCCGGCGCGTCCGTCCTCCACGTCGATGCGATGGACAGCGAACACGTCGTCGGCGCGGTTACCGAAGCCGCCCCCAACGCCTTCGTCGTTGCCAACAACGGCGTTCGGGACCGGAAAACGACACGGGAGTATCTCGACTACGGCGCTGACGCGGTGTCGGTTGGCCGCCCGTCCGATGACCCGGCGCTGCTGGCTCGGGTTCGGCGGGCCGTCGACGAGTGGTTCGACAGCCAGCGACAGACGGAGGTGTCGGCCGATGGCTGA
- a CDS encoding DUF447 domain-containing protein — translation MPADWPVDLSGVTESVVTTRGPNGRWNVAALGLFAGEPVTARTWGRTRTWRNFSERGGGYVQFTHDPVDFVDAACSVREEADPVLDSADAWATVDVERLDDGEEGDTQWVEWALTPVEARVEREVVPTTNRGYYAVIEATVAASRLDVPGYDTETLRSRIDYFESVVDRCGGDREAAAFERLTEYADID, via the coding sequence GTGCCGGCAGACTGGCCCGTCGACCTCTCCGGGGTCACAGAATCGGTCGTGACGACAAGGGGGCCCAACGGCCGCTGGAACGTCGCGGCACTGGGGCTTTTTGCCGGCGAGCCGGTGACCGCCCGGACGTGGGGTCGAACCCGAACATGGCGGAATTTCAGCGAGCGGGGCGGTGGCTACGTTCAGTTCACTCACGACCCGGTGGACTTCGTTGACGCCGCTTGCTCGGTACGGGAGGAAGCAGACCCGGTGCTCGACAGCGCCGACGCGTGGGCCACTGTTGACGTCGAACGGCTCGACGACGGCGAGGAGGGCGACACCCAGTGGGTCGAGTGGGCGCTCACGCCGGTCGAGGCCCGCGTCGAACGGGAGGTCGTTCCGACGACGAACCGCGGCTACTACGCCGTCATCGAGGCGACCGTCGCGGCCTCGCGGCTCGATGTCCCGGGCTACGACACGGAGACGCTCCGCTCGCGCATCGACTACTTCGAATCGGTGGTCGACCGCTGCGGCGGCGACCGAGAAGCTGCGGCCTTCGAGCGGCTCACAGAGTACGCCGATATCGACTGA
- a CDS encoding triphosphoribosyl-dephospho-CoA synthase — translation MAEESTDSRPAAPRRGPAQNAQLALLLEVAGTPKPGNVDRRRDYDDLRLEHFMAGAVGAMGGLAAAADTTPGVGECFERAVAGMAEQSAGNTQFGALLLLVPLVRAAATSRLTPAGTRTVVESTTVEDACGFYRAFEHVDVAVDDPPADADALDVRRGGDAAPELRERALTLADVMALSADRDGVAAELTGGFERSFTAASWLSDDDGPIYQRASRTFLRLLADEPDTFVVTRNGRAAAEEATARAQAVLEGREDADDLAAEFVDRDINPGTTADITAAALFIALQRGLEV, via the coding sequence ATGGCTGAGGAATCGACCGACAGCCGGCCGGCCGCCCCGCGGCGCGGCCCGGCACAGAACGCACAACTCGCACTGTTGCTTGAGGTGGCCGGCACGCCGAAGCCGGGCAACGTCGACCGCCGCCGCGACTACGACGACCTCCGGCTCGAACACTTCATGGCGGGCGCGGTCGGGGCGATGGGCGGCCTCGCGGCGGCCGCCGACACCACTCCCGGCGTCGGCGAGTGCTTCGAGCGAGCGGTCGCCGGCATGGCCGAACAGTCCGCCGGCAACACGCAGTTCGGAGCGCTGCTGTTGTTGGTGCCGCTTGTCCGTGCTGCCGCAACCAGCCGGCTCACGCCGGCGGGGACGAGGACCGTCGTCGAATCGACGACCGTCGAGGACGCCTGCGGGTTCTATCGCGCCTTCGAGCACGTCGACGTTGCCGTCGACGACCCGCCGGCGGACGCGGACGCGCTCGATGTCCGCCGCGGCGGCGATGCGGCCCCGGAGCTCAGAGAGCGGGCGCTGACGCTCGCGGATGTGATGGCGTTGTCGGCCGACCGCGACGGCGTCGCCGCCGAGTTGACCGGCGGTTTCGAGCGCAGTTTCACGGCCGCCTCGTGGCTCAGCGACGACGACGGGCCGATATATCAGCGCGCCTCACGGACGTTCCTGCGGCTGCTGGCCGACGAGCCGGATACCTTCGTCGTCACGCGCAACGGGCGGGCGGCAGCCGAGGAAGCAACAGCGCGAGCACAGGCGGTATTGGAGGGCCGTGAGGACGCCGACGACCTCGCTGCCGAGTTCGTCGACCGCGATATCAACCCGGGGACGACAGCCGACATCACCGCTGCGGCGCTGTTCATCGCTTTGCAGCGGGGACTGGAGGTCTGA